The genomic stretch CGGTCTTGATGCCAAGGCCGTTAAGCAGGTATAGCACGTCCTCGGTTGCGACGTTGCCAGAAGCACCCTTGGCGTAGGGACAGCCGCCGAGGCCGGCGACGGAGGCATCGATAACGCTGACGCCTTCTTCCAGCACCGCATACAGATTGGCCAGTGCCTGGCCGTAGGTGTCGTGGAAGTGCGCGGCCAGTTTATCCATGGGCACATGCGCAGCGACGGCTTCGAGCATGCGTTTGGCTTTGATCGGAGTGCCCACACCAATGGTGTCGCCCAGGGAAATCTCGTGGCAGCCCATGTCGTACAGGGCCTTGGCCACGGTGGCCACCTGTTCCGGGGCAATGTCACCTTCGTAGGGACAACCCATCACGGTTGAGACATAGCCGCGCACGGGGATGCCGTGTTTGCGTGCTTCCTCGACGACCGGCGCAAAGCGCTCGAGGCTCTCGGCGATGGTGCAGTTGATGTTCTTCTTAGTGAAGGATTCGGACGCGGCGCCAAAGACGGCCACTTCGTCGGCCTTCGCCGCCAGTGCCCCCTCAAAGCCTTTCAGGTTCGGGGTGAGGGCGGAGTAGCGAACGCCAGCCTTGCGGTTGATGCCGGCCATCACCTCGGCGGCGTCGCCCATCTGTGGCACCCATTTCGGGGATACGAAGCTGGCGGCCTCGATGTGGCTCAGGCCGCTGTCTGCCAGGCGGTCGATCAGCCCGGTTTTGATGGCGGTGGCGATCACCGGGCCGGGCTCGTTCTGGAGTCCGTCCCGGGGGCTCATCTCAACCAGGCGAACCTGTTTGGGAAAGGCCATCAGCCTGCCTCCTCTTCATTCACTTCAATGGCAATCAGTTCAGCACCTTCAGAAACCTGGTCGCCCTCGGCGAAGAAGATTTCAGTGACCACGCCGTCGGCAGGGGCCTTGATGGCGTGTTCCATCTTCATGGCTTCCATGATCACCAGGCTCTGGCCCGCGGTGACCTTGTCGCCAACCTTGGCCTGCACAGCGACGATGGCGCCGTTCATGGGCGCGGCCAGGCTGCCTTCGCCGGCCATTTCCTCGAAGCCGTAGCTTTCCTTGTACACGGTGCAGTTGAAGGTGTCGCCTTCGTAGAACAGCACCAGCTGGTCGTTGTGCAGGTTGCCGTGGATGCTGATGCGATGGCCGTTGATGACCGCCTGCAGGTAGTCGTCATCCAGACGGGCCGTAAGGTTGTAGACGCTGTCACCAACGAATACCTGATAGCGATCGTCGCGCTCCAGCACCTTGAGATCGTGAATCTCTTCACCCACCTGCAGCTGCAGCGGCTGGGCAAATTCCGAGTTCATGCGCCAGCTGTTCTGGCGACCGAAGGGCGACCAGGGGTCGGTGCTGACCACTTCCCGGGATTTGCGCTGTTCCAGAACAAAACCGGCGGCAAGTACCAGGGCTTTATGGGTATCCAGCTTGGATTTCGGGAACAGCAGTTCCCGGTGATCGTCGATAAAGCCGGTGGTCAGTTCCGCTTCCCGGAACGGTTGGGCGTCCGCCAGGGCGTGCAGGAACCGGATGTTGGTCTTCACGCCCGCGATGCGGTAGTGCTCCAGGGCCTGAACCATGCGGTTGATGGCCTGGTCGCGGGTTTCGTCCCACACGATGAGTTTGGCGATCATGGGGTCGTAATGGATGCTGATGTCGTCGCCCTCGGTCACGCCGGTGTCGACGCGCACATGGGCGCTTTCATCCGGAGTGCTCAGGTAGCGCAGGTTGCCTGTGGCCGGCAGGAAGTCCTGGTCCGGGTCTTCGGCGTAGATCCGCGCTTCCAGGGCGTGGCCCCGGGTTTTCACCTGGGACTGTTCCAGCGGCAGGGCATCACCCCAGGCCACTTTCAGCTGCCATTCCACCAGATCCTGGCCGGTGACCATTTCGGTGACCGGATGCTCGACCTGAAGGCGGGTGTTCATCTCCATGAAGAAGAAGGAACCGTCGACGTCGTACAGGAATTCAACGGTGCCGGCACCCACGTAGTTAATGGCCTGGGCGGCGCGCACGGCCGCTTCACCCATGGCCTTGCGGGTTTCTTCGCTCAGGCCCGGGGCCGGGGCTTCTTCCAGGACTTTCTGATGGCGGCGCTGCACGGAGCAATCACGCTCGGCCAGGTACACGCCCTTGCCTTCCTGGTCGCAGAAGACCTGGATCTCCACGTGCCGGGGCTGGGTCAGGTAACGTTCGATCAGCATGTCCGGGTTGCCGAACGCGTTCTGGGCTTCGCGCTTGGCGGCGGCCAAGGCGTCGTCAAACTCGCCCATGTTGTTCACGACGCGCATGCCTTTGCCACCGCCGCCGGCAACAGCCTTGAGCAGCAAGGGGAAGCCGCATTTCTCGGCTTCGGCCCGCAGGGTTTCAACCGACTGGTCGTCGCCGTGGTAACCGGGCACCAGCGGTACGCCAGCCTTTTCCATGATGGCCTTGGCTGCGGACTTGGAGCCCATGGCAGCGATGGCCGAGGAGGGCGGGCCGATGAAGACAATGTTGTTGGCTTCACAGGATTCGGCAAACCCGGTGTTTTCCGAGAGGAAACCGTAACCGGGGTGGATGGCCTGGGCACCGCTCTTTTTGGCAATCTCGATGATCTTTTCGGCCCGCAGGTAGCTCTCGGAGCTGGGTGCAGGGCCGATGTGGAAGGCTTCGTCAGCCATGGCCACGTGCCGTGCATTGGCGTCGGCCTCCGAATAGACGGCAACAACGCGAATGCCCATGCGGTGGGCGGTTTGTATGATCCGGCAGGCGATTTCGCCCCGGTTGGCGATCAGTATCTTGCTGAACATTGTTATTCTTCCTCCGGAACCCAGTTGGCCTTGCGCTTGTTCAGGAAGGCGCTGAGCCCTTCCTGCCCTTCTTCACCCACCCGGATATCCGCGATGCGGTGTGCGGTGTCGTCAATCACGTCGTCGTTGATGGGCTTGTGGCTGACGGCGAATACCAGGTCCTTGGCGGCTTTCATGGCCTCGGGCCCGTTCATGGCCAGTTGCTGGAGCATCTCGTTGCAGCGGGCTTCCATGGCATCGACATCGTCACAGACGATGTGTACGAGGCCGTATTCCTGAGCCTGCCTGGCGGTGAATACTTCGGCGGAGATGAAGTACCGCCGGGCCTGGCGCTCGCCGATGGCGCGCACCACGTAGGGGCTGATCACGGCCGGAATCAGGCCGAGCTTCACTTCGCTGAGGCAGAAGCTGGATTTCTCGGTGGCGATTACGATGTCGCAGCAGGCGGCA from Marinobacter adhaerens HP15 encodes the following:
- a CDS encoding acetyl/propionyl/methylcrotonyl-CoA carboxylase subunit alpha, with translation MFSKILIANRGEIACRIIQTAHRMGIRVVAVYSEADANARHVAMADEAFHIGPAPSSESYLRAEKIIEIAKKSGAQAIHPGYGFLSENTGFAESCEANNIVFIGPPSSAIAAMGSKSAAKAIMEKAGVPLVPGYHGDDQSVETLRAEAEKCGFPLLLKAVAGGGGKGMRVVNNMGEFDDALAAAKREAQNAFGNPDMLIERYLTQPRHVEIQVFCDQEGKGVYLAERDCSVQRRHQKVLEEAPAPGLSEETRKAMGEAAVRAAQAINYVGAGTVEFLYDVDGSFFFMEMNTRLQVEHPVTEMVTGQDLVEWQLKVAWGDALPLEQSQVKTRGHALEARIYAEDPDQDFLPATGNLRYLSTPDESAHVRVDTGVTEGDDISIHYDPMIAKLIVWDETRDQAINRMVQALEHYRIAGVKTNIRFLHALADAQPFREAELTTGFIDDHRELLFPKSKLDTHKALVLAAGFVLEQRKSREVVSTDPWSPFGRQNSWRMNSEFAQPLQLQVGEEIHDLKVLERDDRYQVFVGDSVYNLTARLDDDYLQAVINGHRISIHGNLHNDQLVLFYEGDTFNCTVYKESYGFEEMAGEGSLAAPMNGAIVAVQAKVGDKVTAGQSLVIMEAMKMEHAIKAPADGVVTEIFFAEGDQVSEGAELIAIEVNEEEAG
- a CDS encoding hydroxymethylglutaryl-CoA lyase, with the protein product MAFPKQVRLVEMSPRDGLQNEPGPVIATAIKTGLIDRLADSGLSHIEAASFVSPKWVPQMGDAAEVMAGINRKAGVRYSALTPNLKGFEGALAAKADEVAVFGAASESFTKKNINCTIAESLERFAPVVEEARKHGIPVRGYVSTVMGCPYEGDIAPEQVATVAKALYDMGCHEISLGDTIGVGTPIKAKRMLEAVAAHVPMDKLAAHFHDTYGQALANLYAVLEEGVSVIDASVAGLGGCPYAKGASGNVATEDVLYLLNGLGIKTGVDLEKLVATGDWICSQLNRQNGSKVGQATDCQAGS